CGACGAAACGAGGTCGGTCGACGATGACTGACGACGCCGCTACCGATCGACGGCAAAAAACTAACACCGTCGCCACACTCCCATGTCGACTCTGACGACCGCTGTCGTCGAAACCGAGAGGCCGTTGCGAAACGTATCGCTGGCTCCGCCACGACCGTCACCGCTGCCCTACACAACTGCACCATGTCACGTCCACCGTTCGATCCACGATATCGTCCAGCCGTCGAGCAACCCAGCTGGGAACGCGTACTCGCGAGCTACGCCCTCGTGCCCGCGTTGCTCTTCCTGCTCTGGGCCATCAGCCAGCCGCACGCCGCTATCGTTGTCCTCACGGCGACCGTCGCCCTCTTCCTCGTCGCGCGACGCAGCCTCGGTCTGGCCCGCTGCCTCTCCGATTGTGGGGGGTTCTCGGTCGATTTGGGCGGGAAGCTCCGGATTACGATCGCTCGGCCGCAGGTCGATGACTCGCGGTAGCCTTCAGTTCGCGCCGCAGAAGCGACGCCGGCAGCGGGACGACCGGCCGACCCAGTCACCGCCAACGGAGGGCGATGGAAGCGTATGACCGACGTTTCGATAACGCTCCGACCGGTGGACGCTGAGACCGTCGAACGCGTCGAAGCGCTGTTGAAAGCCAACGACCTCCCGTATCGGGACGTCCGAACGAAGCCAGAGTGTTTCGTCACCGCGTTCTCCGAGACGACGTTCGTCGGCGTCGGCGGCGTCGAACGATACGGGTCGAACGGGCTCTTGCGGTCGGTCGTCGTGACGGAATCGAATCGCGGTCAGGGGTACGGCACTGCCCTGGTCGGCGCGCTCGAGGACCGCGCACGATCCAACGGGGTGGAGACGCTGTACCTCTTGACCACGACCGCGTCGGCGTTCTTTCAACGAGAGGGGTACGACGCAGTCGATCGAGAGGCCGTTCCGGAGTCCATTCAGCAAACGACCGAGTTCGCGGATCTCTGTCCGAACTCGGCGATCTGCCTGAAAAAGAACCTCGAGTGATAACCCGCCGAAATCGGCCGGAACTCGGGGAGGCTCGAATCGGACGCTCGAGTCACGACGGAGAGCCGGCCACTCGACTGACGGCGTACTTCCGCTTGCGGAGCGGTCGCACCGCATTGTGCTCCGGGAAAGAACCGCTACAGCCCCAGATCGATACCGAACCGGTCGGCCGGAGCGAAGTCCCCCGGCAGTTCCTCGGGGACGACCTCGTCCGGCAGGGCATCCCAGTTGAGCTCGTCCTCCCCGGGGACCGCGTCGGTGTCGAACTCGGGTTCGTCGGCGGGGGGCACGTCGCGATACTCCCGTGGCGGCGCGTCGTGTGCGTAGACGCTCTCGGGATGGTCGACGGTCCAGACGTGGAGCATACACGGGGTTCGACAGGGGAACTCTCGATCACCGTCCTGGAAATCCCCTTCGTACGCCCGGCGGTAGTACCACCACGCGAATCGTCCTGGGAGTCCGGTGTGGGCGTGCCACGGCGAACACCGCTCTTCGGACGTCTCCTCGCCGTACACCGCCGGTGGCTCGACCGAGTCTCCGTCAAGCGTCGCGATGAACATGACGCCGATCGGTTGCCAGGACCGGTTGTCGACGAGCACCGATTCCGGCCGTTCGGGATCCAGGAGCTCGCCGTCGCCGATGAATTCCGGACTGAGCCAGTGCGACCAGCTATCGTCGCCGGTCTCGAGCGTATCGAAGTACGGCTTGTATCCCACCTCGAGCAGCGTCTCCACGTTGGAATACCTGGTCTCGAGGGTATCCCGAACGGCCGACCGGAGCTCGGTCGTCGCCGGATGGTCGTCCGCACAGCCCTCGGTGCTCGCCCCCTCGCAGTGGGTCATTCCCGTCTCGAGGGTCGCTTCCGGGCAGTTCTCGTCGAACCAGTGGGTCGTCCGGGGCGCACTGTCGTCCCCATCGGCTCGCACGCTCCCGACCGCCGAAAGCGTCGCAGTTCCGGCTGACGCCCGCAACAGCGTCCGTCGCGACACGTGCAATTTGTCGTCACTGTCGTGCATCCCAGCACGTTCCACACCGACCGTCGGTATGAAACCCGGTTGCCGGTCGAACTGATAGTCACCCGGGGAAACCGCTTGGCGGACGTGGCGTCGAAACCCTGATGGAACGGGCGGAGCCGTCCTCAGTGAAAGGCCGACTCGAGGACGGCAGCCAGTTCGATATCGGTCGGTTCGTCTTCCCACCCGCCGTCGTCGTCGACGTAGCGTTCGGGGGTTTCGCAGCTGAAGCCGTAGATTCCGATGATCCCGTCGGCCGGCTCGATCGGCTCGGAACTGTCGGCCGCTACCCAGGCGTAATCCTCACCCGACGGGATGAGCTCGCCGATCGCTTCGATCTCCCCGGCCTCGAACAGCGGTTCGATCGCCGGTGCGAGCGTACCGGTCACCGAGACGTGGATGTCGCTCTCCCCGGCCGGGCTCGCCTCGCCGGTGTACAGTTCGTAGACGACCGCGTGCTCCTCGACGACCGCGATTTCGAGCCGGTCGTAGGACCATCTGGCCGCAAAGCGTCTGAACAGGGGGTCCTCTTCAGGCCTGTCGAGGTGATACTCGAGCAGGCTCGCCTTGCGTGATGCCGTATACGGCTCGAGGGCATCGGCCGTATCGAGTTTCTCAACGAGGGAGAGTTTCTTGACCAGCGTTTCCTCGTCGATGGGTTTGACGAGGTAGTCGGTGATCGGGAGCTCGATAATGTCGGTTCCGGGGGCAACTGCGGTGATCATCAGAGTGATCACGTCGGATCCTTTCGGGACCGTCTCGAGGACCTCTCGCCCCGAACCGTCCGGGAGTCGCCGATCGAGAAGGACGATGTCGACTGCCGGCTGCGATTCCAGTTTCGCCTGGCCGTCGGCGACCGAACCCGCGGTGTGGATCCGCGTGTTGTGCCCGCAGAAAGCTCGCGTCCAGACCGTCAGAAGTTCCGCGAGTTCTTCGTCGTCTTCGACGATCAATACGGACCGGGTGGTCGTATCGGTCGTTTTCGGCCCTGCCGAACCCGTTTGGGCACCACTTCGAGATAGGTTAAAAGTCATATCAGTTGATAATTTTTGTTGGATCTCTGTAACTCATCGCTTTCGATATTCGCCACAAATAGTTCTCTGTGCTCTCATATACGATTTATTAGCTTAATATACATTTTAATATATAAATGTTATTCATTCAACAGAACTGTGGTTCCGTTCGAGACGATTCGAGGGGACTCTCCACTCCCAGCGTTCGAGGAACGGGACGGTTCGGTCTCGTGACCGTGGCTCTCGAGTCACGACTCGAGCGCGACCGGGATCGGGCGGACGCGGACGGCACTCGACGAATCGGTCGTCACTATCGCCTCTCGTGAATTCGAATCGATCGACGCTGACGCGGTCCCGGCCACCGAGGCGACGCTGAGAGCGCCGATGGTCAAGTACTGCCGCTGGTGACGGAGTGTTCGGGGAAGTCCACCCGAGTATATCGCCGATCCGGTTTTGAAAAGCGACGGGACGAGCCGTGTACCAATAACGATCAAGTTTAAATATTTGTTTCCGAAACGAGGAACGATGGCGTGGAAGGGTGGCCGGCGGTCGGTGGTGAAAATCGGCGGGGTAGCATGTGCGTTCGGGCTGGCAGGATGTCTCGGCGACAGCAACGAGTCGGAGACCGGATCGACCGCTGGGAGTGACGCGTCCTGGCCGACATACGGTGCGACGGCTGCGAACGTCGGTTACGCGTCTCTCGAAGGGCCGCTCGAGAGTGTCGCCGAACGGTGGCGGCTCGAGACGGACGCGACGGTTCGCGGCAGTCCAGTAGTGGCCGACGGGACGGTCTACGTCGGGAACGACGCAGGTAGTCTGTACGCGCTGGACGCCGGCACTGGCGAGACGACCTGGCAGTTCGAGACGGGTGAAGAGTTCCGCCACAGTCCGTCGGTGACCGAGGGGACGGTCTACGTCGGTAGCGAGGACGGGTTCGTGTACGCTATCGACGCGGCCACAGGGGCGGAACGCTGGCGAAACGAAGTGGCCCCCGATTCGAGTCCGACGGTCGTCGAGGGCACCGTCTACGTCGGGGGTAACTGGGGCACGGTCCACGCCCTCGAGGCGGAAACCGGCGAGGAACGCTGGCGGTTCGAGACGGACGGAGAGTACGTACACACGACCCCGGCAGTGGTCGACGGCACCGTCTACGTCGGTAGCGAGGACGGGTCGGTCCACGCGATCGATGCGCGAGGTGGAGAGGCCGACTGGCAGTTCGGGACGGACGAAGCGGTTCGCGGCAGTCCAGCGGTGGCCGACGGGACGGTCTACCTCGGGAGCGGCGACGGTTTCGTGTACGCCCTCGACGCGATCACCGGCGAGGAACGCTGGCGGTTCGAGACGGACGGGTTCCCGAATACCAGTCCCGCGGTTCACGATGACACCGTCTTCGTCGGCTGTGGCACCGAGTCCGCCGACCGCAGGGGCGACGTGATCGCACTCGACGCCGCGATGGGCGATGTCCGGTGGAGGTTCCGGGTCGAAGAACCAGTTCGGACCGGTCCGGCGGTGACCGACGACGCGGTCTACGTGGGGAGCGACGACGGGGCAGTCCACGCGGTCGACGTCGAGAGCGGCGAGCACCGCTGGCGGTTTCCGACGAACGACGCGATCGTCTCGAGCCCCGCCGTGGCCGGCGGTGCCGTCTTCGTCGGAAGCGACGACCGCAGGGTGTACGCGGTCGAAGAACGGTAGCGCGACGGCTCGACTCGTAGTCGCCGCCCACAGACGACGGCTATCAGCGCCGCTCCGCGCCGGTTCCCGGCCGATTCGGATCGTCGATCGCGATCTCGCCGTTCTTTTCGATCGGCCCCGCATACGGATCGTCCGCGAGCAGCAGGGAGCCGTCCAGATCGGCGTAGTCCAGCAGGGGCGCGAGGTGACACGCCGCTGCGATGGAGGCGTTCGATTCAGTCATACAGCCGAGCATGACCTCGAGACCGTGGGCCCGGGCCGCGTGGATCATCCGTTTCGCCTCCCGGAGGCCGCCGCATTTCATCAGTTTCAGGTTCGCGATGTCACACCGGTCCGCGATTCTGGGAATATCCGCGAGCGTCACGCATGATTCGTCGGCGGCGATCGGCAGTGCCGACCGCTCGTACACGAACCGCAGCCCCTCGGGATCGTCGGCGGAAACCGGCTGTTCGACGAACGCGAGGTCGAACTCAGCGAGGCGATCGATTTTTGCGACCGCTTCCCGTGGGGTCCAGGCCTCGTTCGCGTCGACGAACAGCCTGACGTCCGGTGCGACGGATCGAATCGTCCGGACGATCTCGGCGTCGCAGTCGGTCCCGAGTTTGATTTTCAGGGTCCCGTGCCCTCGGTCCAGGGCCGATTCCGTCTTCTCGCGCATCGTCTCGAGATCGTCGAGCCCGATGGTATAGGAACTTTCGAGGGGATCAGCGGGATCGAGCCCCCAGTAGCGATAGAGGGGTATCTCGAGTCGTTTGCCGACGAGATCGTGCAGCGCGATGCTCACTGCGGCCCGGGCAGCCGGATTTCGTCGAACAGTCTCGCGCATGCGGCGTTCGATCCGCTCGAGGCGGTGGGGATCGTCGACGGCTTCTACCACCGCGAGCAGGTCGGGGAGAACGGCCTCGACCGTGGCGGCGGTCTCCCCGTAATGGGACGACGGTGCGGCAGCGCCGATGCCGGTCGTCCCGTCGTCGTCTTCGATCCGGATGAACGCGACCTCGGTTTCGGTCGTCCTCCCGCGAGCGATCTCGAAGGGGTGCTCGAGGGGCAGCGTACGCCGTTCGAACGACGTCTCGAGCCCCATCTCAGCACAGCACCTCGAGGAGGTCGTCGGTTCCGAACCGGAGCACGTCGGTGGCGGGTGCGCCGATTTCGCTGGCGTAGTCGTCGACCGCCTCCCGGGCGGCCTCGTCGTCCTCGAGGCCGGCGGTGTTGAGTGCGCCGGCGACGACCTCGCTCTCCGCGACCGGTGCGGCGACGCTCTCGTAGAGATCGACGCAGGTCCGGACCGACGGCAGCGAGAACGACTCGTAGCCGTGGATCTCTTCTCGGCCGGCCTCGTGGCAGAGTACGAGTTCGTCCGCCATCGATCCGTGGAGGATGCCGAGAGTGACCGGCGAGTACGCCGGATGGACGATGCTCCCTTGCCCCTCGACGAACAGGTAGTCGTGGTCGTCGCCTTTTTCGAGAATCATTTCCTCGACCGCGCCCGCGGTGAAGTCGCTGACGACGCGATCGATCGGGTTCCCCCAGCCCTCGATCATGATCCCCGTCTGGCCGGTCGGGATGACGGCGGCGTCGTGGCCGGCCGCACGGGCGTCGCGGGCGAGCTCCATCGTCGTCGTCATCTTGCCGACCGAGCAGTCGGTGCCGACGGTGAGGATCACGTCGGCGTCGACTTCCCCGGCGACGCCCTCGCTGACCGAGAGATCGTCCGGCGGGTTCCGAACGTCGCGAATCTCGCAGTCGTTCTCCGCCGCCAATCTGGAGAATTCCTCGTCCTCGGCGAGGAAGTAGTGGAGTCCCGATACCACGTCGCAGCCGTACTCGAGTGCCGTTCGAACGTCCTCGCGCCAGCTCTCGTCGAAGCCGCCCCCGATCGGTGCGATCCCGATCAGCAGAGTGTCGACCGCGTCCGGCTCGAGATCACTCATTCCGGCGACGATCGGCGCGTCCTGTACGTCCGGGACGGAATCCGAGACGCGGCGTCCGGCGGTCTCTCGATCGAGGACGGCGACGGCGTCGTGGTCGGCGTACCGGAGAACGCCGAGGGCGGTTTTGGCCTGGCTGGGAAACTTCTCGTGGGCGAGAATGGCGACACGCATACCGGGACATGGGCGAGGGGTTACTTAACCCTACAGTTGCGTGACGGAGTCGTCGGCGGTGGACCGCAAGCAGGGCGGCCTTTATTACGTCGATCGATCGTATGGTGCATTCGAGAATCAGTTCGTATCAGCCGAACTTCATCAGTTCAGGAATACCGAAACTCTCATTTCGGTAACCCACCGATTCCGTCCCAACGTTGTGTTTCACCAGACCGGACAGGTCGATGCGGGGCCGCTATCCGGTGCTCGTGTCGCCACCGGTCGGTGGAACCGAATCGTGATCTCGAGCCGACAGTAAACAGCGAGGGAATCAAAAGCATGGTATCTGATACGTCTGTTTCGAACGTTGTACTCGTCACGGTCGATTCGCTGCGTGCGGACGCGATCGGCCCGTACGATAGCGATCGGCACACACCGGTGATGGATTCCCTCGCCGACAGCGGCACCGTTTTCGAGCGGGCCTTCGCGACCGGGAACTGGACGCCGTTTTCGTTCCCGTCGATGCTCGCTTCCCGGCCCGTGTTTGCCGACAACGGCCGAATCGGCGTCGAAGATTCGCCGACGCTCGCGGAAACGGTCTCCGACGCGGGCGTTTCGACCGGCGGATTCAACGCCGCCAACGGCTTTCTCACGACGCACTGGGGGTACGACGACGGGTTCGACGAGTTCGATCCCTTCGTCGCGAACGTGGGCTCGAGCGTGTACAGCCGGTATCTCGCGACGCACCCGACGGTCGAAGCGTGGCTCCAGTTGGCGGCCTCGCCGATCCGTCGCGCCGGCTCCTGGCTCCGCGGAAACACGGACGATCGGCCGTTTCTGGACACGTCGCGGATGTTCGACGTCGAACACGCCGCGGGCGAGTTCGTCGAGGAGACGGATTCGCCGTTCTTCCTCTGGATCCACTACATGGACACGCACACGCCGTACGTTCCCGCACCACGCTACATCCGCGAGGTCTCCGACGACCGGCTCGGGACCCACAAGATGTTGCTCGCCCACACGCGAACCGGACTCGGATGGGACGTCAGCGACCGAACGCTCGCGGACCTTCGAACGCTCTATCAGGCGACGGCCCGGCAGGTCGACGCGAGCATCGGCCGGCTCCTCGAGACCCTCTCGGACCACGATTACGACGACGATACGGCCGTCATCCTGGCGGGCGACCACGGCGAGGAGTTCCAGGAACACGGCCACCTCGCACACTATCCCAAGCTGTACGACGAGCTGATTCACGTCCCGTTCATCGTGGACGTTCCCGGCTCCGAGGGAGGCCGAGTCGAGCAGCAGGTCGGACTCGATTCCATCCCGCCGACGGTAACCGATCTGATGGACGTCGAGGCCCCGGACGAGTGGACCGGCGAGACGCTCGTTCCGAGCGTCGTCGGCGAGGAGTCCCCGGCCGACGAGCCGGTCGTCTCGGTCACCGTCCGGGACGAGTCGGTGACGAAACAGCCGATCCCGCGGTCGCTCGAGGACGGCGAACTCCTCGTCAGCGCTCGGAACCGTGACTGGACCTACATCGAAAACGTCGAAACCGAGGAGCCAGAACTGTACTATCGACCCGACGACCCGCTGCAACAGACGAACCTCGCGACCGATCCGACTCCGGAGCAACGGGACGTGATCGAATCGCTCGCGCCGGTCGTTGCGGCCCACGCGAGTATGATCCGGGATGCGGAGCCGACGGAAGAGGACGGGGACGTCGACGAGGACCTCGAGGCGCGGTTGTCGGCCCTCGGCTACCGATAGATGATCAGATCGTTCCTTCGCAGTCTCGTCGACGGGCCGCTTGCACGCCAGCTTCGACGGTTCGTCATCGTCGGGGTTATCGCTGCGACGGTACAGATGATACTGCTGTGGGCGTTCGTCGACAGCGCCGGGCTGCATTATCTGGTCGGTGCGATGATCGCCATCGAGATCACGATTGTCCTCTCGTACGTTCTCAACAACGCGTGGACGTTCCAGACGATCCAGAACACCGGCACTATCGATTATCTCACGGGGCTGGTCAAGACGAACGTCGTCCGCGGAACGGCGATACCGATCCAGCTCGCCGTCCTCTTCAGTTTCGTCGAGTGGGTACACGCTCCGTATCTCATCGCCAACGGGATCGCGATCGCTCTCAGTGGGGTGTATCGATACGTACTCGACGCGCGATGGACATGGGGGTCAACGTGACGGCAACCCCCGGTAGCGACCGAGCACGTCGTCAGACGTTTTTGCTCGTCGATCGATCGAAAAAAACACGGCCCACCCAACTACGTAGGTACCAATGATGGCTATTCCGCTCCCGACGATTCTCGTGGTAGAGGCACTGAACGGTCTGCTCGCTGCTCCCGGTGAAGCACTCGTCGAGTCCGCCACCGGCTGGGGCGGGATGGGGATCGTCTTCGTCTACTCGTTTCTGATCGCGTTCGCGCTGCCCGGTCCCAGCGAGGTCGTCCTGCTCGCGCCGCTCGATCTCGGCTTTCCGCAGTGGCTCCGCCTCACGATAATCATGCTCGTCAGCGCGACCGGCAAGGCGGCCGGCAGCGTGGTCGCGTTTCACCTCGGGCAGGAAGTCAAACAGTCCGGACCGATAACGCGGTGGTTGCGTCGGTCCAGATGGGACATCCTCGCCTGGTCGGAGAAGCGCTCGGTCCAGCTCGCGCGGCGGTACGGGTACGGCGGGCTCGCGATCGCCCTCTCCGTTCCGTTCTTCCCCGACACGATCTCGATATACGCCTTCGCCGTCCTCGAGGAAGATTACCCGCGATTCGCCCTGGCCACGTTCCTCGGGAGCCTCGGCCGGCTCGTCGTGACGGTGGGGTTCTTCGGTGGCCTCGCGACGGTATTTTGATCGGATCGTTCGGTTCAATTACGACTGCTTTCGCGCGAATCGGACGATCACCACAGTTTACCCGTTCGCGACTGAGCAGATGGTATGACGGATCGCTGGCTCGCTGCCTGGGGCCTCGGCTCGGTCGCGTTCGGCGGCGCATCGCTGTTGGTTCCACTCTACATCGTTTTGCTCGGTGCGGCGCCGGTACAGCTCGGTATTCTGGCCGCAACGGCGGCCATCGTGGGCGCGCCCGGCGCGATCGCGTTCGGTCGCGTGGCGAATCGGGTCGACAATCGCCGGCCGCTGGTCATCGCGACGCTACTCGGAGTCACGGGCTCGCTGGCCGTAATTCCGTTTCTGACGTCGATTAGGTCCGTTATCGTCGTGAACGCGGTCCTCTGGTTGTTCGTCGCGTCCGTCGGCCCCGTGTTGACCATGCTCGTCGTCGACGACGCACCGGAGTTCGCGTGGAGCGAACGGATCGGTCTGGTGAACAAGTATCAGGGCTACGGCTGGGCCGGCGGGCTCGTCCTCGGAACCATCTGGCCGTTCGTCGGGAGCCGACTGCTCGCGGCCGACGCGGCGACGCTGACCCGGGCGCTGTTCTGGGTGCTCGCGGGCTGTGCCGGCGTCAGCGCTCTCCTGGCGATACGGACGCTCCCGCGTCCCGCGCCGTCGGCACACGTCACGGACGACCGCGCCGTTCGACGGATCGGCCGACTGCTGGCGGAGTCGGGTCGCGGCGTCAAAGGCGCGACGTTCGCCTTCTCACCCAACCGTCTCTACTGGACGACCCGCGGCATCGATCCGCGACGGCTCGCGACGCGACTCGACCCGACGCTGCGGACGTACTTCGTCGCCGGCCTCTTCTTCTTTACCGGCTCCGCCGCGTTCTGGGCACCGCTCCCGCTGTTCCTGACCGACGTCGGCTTCGATTCGGGCCAGATATTCGCGCTCTATCTCGTCTCGAGTCTCGGCTCCGCGGTCTGTTACGAAGCCGCCGGACGGCTCTCGGCGCGATACGACGTCCGCCGCCTGCAGTCGGGCACCCTCGCCGCGCGAGGAGTGTTATTTCCGTCGACCATCGCGATCACGATGCTGGGCGGCGCCGCCGCGCTCGGTGGCGCCGCTCTCGTTCTGACGCTCGTGGGGATCACCTGGGCCGGCATCGCCGTCATCGGGACGGCGATCGTCACCCGGCTCGCGCCCACCAGCGCTCGCGGCGAGATACTCGGGGCCTACGTCGCGCTGGGCGCGATCGGCGGCGGTCTCGGCGGCGTTCTGGGCGGCTGGGCCGCGACCGTCAACTACTTCACCGCGTTCGCCGTCGCTGGCGGGCTCGTGCTGGTCGGGGCAGGGCTCGTCGTCTCGCTCGAGGCATTCGGGAATCGAAGCGTGACCGCATCGGCAAGCGATTCGACTGCCCGGTAGCAGCCGTTAACACTCGCTGGAGCCGTCGCCAGTGATCTCGGAATCGTCCTTGCAATCGATCGTATCTGCAGTTACGTCGCCGTCGACGAGAGAGTCGCCTTTGAGAACTACCGTGTGTCCCTCCGCATCGATATCTCCGTTGACGGTTCCGTCTTCGAGTTCCACGGATCCGTCCGTTTCGATCGGTCCATTAACAACCGATCCGTCTCCGACGGCTACGTCTTCTTCGGCGGCTGTAATCGCGCCGTCCATTTCGGTTCCCGATTTCAGATCGAGCGTATCTCCCGTTCCGTCGGACGGAACCGTGATATCTCCATCTATCTCCGGTCCATTATCCACGATTGGCACGTCTTCGGTCACGACATCACCAGTTATGCTGCCTCCTTTGAACGTCATTCCACCGTCTCCGTTCAATTTCACCTTCCCAATAAGCTCCCCACCGTCTTCGATCTCGACGTCGATATCGGTCCGCCCACCGTCGTCACCGACGACATCGAACTCGATCACTTCGCCGTCTTCGACCGTGAGATCTCCGCCCTCGAGTTCCGATTCACACTGGTCGAAACCGGTCGAGACACCCCGCAACTCGTACGTATCGAGCAGCGTGTCGGAGCCGATGACTTGCAATACGTCTCCCGGCTCGAGCGGATCGGGACAATCGCCCCCGTCGACGATCGTGATATCTCCCTTCTCGAGATCGCCGCTCCCGTCCCAGCTGCCACAGCTTCCTTCTCCCTGAAGTCGGATTTCGGTGTTGCCGGCTGACAGGCCCCGAATGTCGGTAAAGCCGATCGCCACGGTTCCGGTGTCGTCTTCCTGATACATAAGCTCCGCGTGGGGCGTCTGGTCGAAGACGCCGGCGCCGAGAATCCCCGCCGCGAGAACCGCCATCACTATCGACACCATTCCGACGAGCATCACCGTTCCCATCACTACCGATACCGCTCGCTCGTCCGATCGAAGCCGACGCGACTGCATTGATTACCTGTTCGAATACGGGAACTAACAGTTTGGGGATGTTTCTGGCGAATAGATCGTAAATACAATAGATAGCTGAAATAAGTTTGCCGCGTACGGGTACCACCGCTTGCCGCTCGTGCTGACTCGGTTTTCTAACGGGCATCCGACCGACAGTACTCCTAAAAGGACCCGTTCCGAAGTGGAGTGTACATGCTCGAGGGAGTCAACGTTGCGCTCGGGGTGACCGGATCGATCGCGGCCGTCAAGACGGTCGAACTGGCCCACGAGCTCCGACGACAGGGTGCGGCGGTTCGCGGGGTGATGACCGACAGCGCAGGGGGAATTATCCATCCCTGGGCAGTCGAGTTCGCGACGGAGAACGAGGTCGTCACGGAGATCACGGGGAGCGTCGAGCACGTCGAGCTCTGCGGCTACGACGGCTGGGCAGACGTCCTCCTGATCGCTCCCGCGACCGCGAACACGGTGGGCAAGATCGCGGGCGCGGTCGACGACACGCCGGTGACCACGTGTGCGACGACCGCGCTCGGTGCCGACACGCCGATCGTGATCGCCCCCGCGATGCACGAACCGATGTACGACCACCCCGGTGTGCTCGAGGCCATCGAGACCGTCGAGGAGTGGGGCGTCGAGTTCGTCGATCCGCGCATCGAGGAGGGGAAGGCCAAGATCGCCAGCGAGGACGCGATCGTCGCCGACGTGGCCCGCGCGGCCGGCGACCGACCGCTCGAGGGGGATCACGTCGTCGTCACGAGCGGTGCGACCAGCGAGTCGATCGACCCCGTCCGGGTGATTACGAACCGCTCGTCGGGCAAGATGGGGCGGGCCGTCGCGAACGCCTGCTACGTGCGCGGGGCGGACGTGACCCTCGTCCACGACGGCCCCGACGTGCCGTACGCCGACGTCCGCGAAGTCGAGAGCGCCGACGAGATGCTCGGGGCGACGAGAGCGGCCTGCGACGACACCGACGTGCTCGTCTCTGCGGCCGCGATCGGCGACTACACCGTCGAGACGAGCGACGAGAAGATCCGCTCGGGGCAGGAGCTCACCCTCGAGCTCGAACCGACGCCGAAGCTCATCGACGAGATTCGATCCGCCCATCCGGACCTTCCGATCGTCGGCTTCAAGACCGAAACGTCGAGCGACGAATCGGCGATGATCGAGCAGGCGAGGACGACGCTCGAGCGAGCCGATCTCGCGTTCGTCGTCGCGAACGATGCCAGCGTGATGGGTGCGGACCGAACCAGCGCACTGCTGGTTCACGCCGGCGACGTCGCTCGCTACGAGGGGTCGAAGGCGGGACTGGGTAGCGAGATCGCCGCGTCGATCGCGGCGGTACTCGAATCCAGCACGCCGACGAACTAATCCAGCTGCGAGTTCGTCAGGAGAGTTATATGGGTGGGGTTCATTCGACCGAAATAATGAGTTTCCGATCGAGTCTAGAAACTACCCTCTTATCGGAGCGATCCGGGACCACGCGGTGATCTCCGTGGCGCAACAACAGCGCGCCGCCGACGACGGCACCGATCCCGACGGCGCCGACCCCGACCCCGAGGAGGACGTCGACGGCTCGGCCGAGTCGCTCCCCAAAGGCGAGATCTTCGAACTCCTCCGGAACCAGCGGCGCCGCTACGTCTTGCAGTTTCTCAAGCAGGACGATCGACCGGTCGAGCTCGGCGACCTGGCCCAACAGATCGCCGCCTGGGAGTACGACACGACGCTCGAGGGGGTCACCCCCGAACAGCGAAAACGGGTGTACACGACGCTCCAGCAGACGCACCTCCCGAAGATGGATACGGCCGGGATCCTCCGGTTCGACTCCGACCGGGGCGTCATCGAGGCGACCGACCGAACGCGGGACATCAGCGTC
This portion of the Natrinema salinisoli genome encodes:
- a CDS encoding DUF7344 domain-containing protein, with protein sequence MISVAQQQRAADDGTDPDGADPDPEEDVDGSAESLPKGEIFELLRNQRRRYVLQFLKQDDRPVELGDLAQQIAAWEYDTTLEGVTPEQRKRVYTTLQQTHLPKMDTAGILRFDSDRGVIEATDRTRDISVYLEIVPGREFAWRELYLSLGAISCALVAALWLEIYPLAVVSNLTWMAVIAATFTVTAAAHIYHERNMRLGHGDQPPELSYGTDK
- the coaBC gene encoding bifunctional phosphopantothenoylcysteine decarboxylase/phosphopantothenate--cysteine ligase CoaBC, which gives rise to MLEGVNVALGVTGSIAAVKTVELAHELRRQGAAVRGVMTDSAGGIIHPWAVEFATENEVVTEITGSVEHVELCGYDGWADVLLIAPATANTVGKIAGAVDDTPVTTCATTALGADTPIVIAPAMHEPMYDHPGVLEAIETVEEWGVEFVDPRIEEGKAKIASEDAIVADVARAAGDRPLEGDHVVVTSGATSESIDPVRVITNRSSGKMGRAVANACYVRGADVTLVHDGPDVPYADVREVESADEMLGATRAACDDTDVLVSAAAIGDYTVETSDEKIRSGQELTLELEPTPKLIDEIRSAHPDLPIVGFKTETSSDESAMIEQARTTLERADLAFVVANDASVMGADRTSALLVHAGDVARYEGSKAGLGSEIAASIAAVLESSTPTN